Genomic segment of uncultured Tolumonas sp.:
CATGCCTTTGTCATTTTAATCGTAAATTAATTACGTTGTAGCAAGGCCATATAGAAGCCGTCAAAACCGGTTTCTGCCGGGCTGATGCTTTGATCGCGGATCAGTGAGAACTGACCATCACATTCATTCAGGAATTTAGCCACCTGATGTTGGTTTTCGGCTGGCAGCAGACTGCAGGTGGCATAAACCAGCTGACCACCGACTTTGACCATTTTGCTGTAGCGACGCAGAATGTCGGCTTGCAATTCCAGTAAAACTGGCAGACGTTCTGCGGTATCACGCCACTTGGTATCCGGGTTACGTTTTAAAACACCTAAGCCTGAGCATGGCACGTCTAACAATACACGGTCAGCACTTTCTTTCAGACGTTTGATGGTTTTGCTGCTTTCAATCAAGCGTGGCTCGATATTGTGAGCGCCTGCTCGACGAGCACGCAGACGCAGGTTGTCTACTTTCCACTGTTCCACGTCCATCGCTAATAAGCGGCCTTTACCGGCCATCAGAGCTGCCAGATGCAGTGTTTTACCACCGGTACCGGCACAAGCATCAATTACTCGCATGCCAGGTTCCACACCCAGGAATGGGGCAATGTGTTGTGAGCCGGCATCTTGCTGTTCAAACCAGCCATCTTTAAAGGCTTGCGTGCGAAACAGTGAACCATTCGAAGTGACTTCCAGAGCACCAGGTACGTCAGGCACTGCTCGGGTATCAATGTGTTCCAGCTGCAGACGATGTTGTAGCTGTGTCTCATCACATTTTAATGTGTTCACGCGGATATAGCGTTTGGCAGCATGCGTCAGCGCGGCACGTTCTGCCGGCCATGCTTCGCCCAGTTGTTCCTGACCCAGTTGTTCCAGCCACTCAGGGCAGCCGTCCCACAAGGCAGGTTGTGCTTTGGCTAATTCACGACGGGTTTCGAATGCTTTAGTGTCACACAGATCAGAAGCGCGTAAATTTGGTAATTGGCGGTTACGCAACAAGTGCCATTGGCAGATCAATGATTGCACGGCAATACCGGCTTGATCCATTGAGACATCAGCCAGGAATGCCAGCAGGTTGAGGTGGCGTAAAATATCACCGACCGCACCAATGACATGGAGCTGCGCCGCTTCCGGCATAGGTTCTGCTTTAAATTCCTGCGCAGTGGCGCGATCAACTGGTGATTTATCATTTAATACGGCAGACAGAATAGCTTGTACAGAGCCGCATTCCAGCGGAGTGAGTGCATAAGTGCGCATGGATAAAACCTGAATAGTGGAAATGAGAAGATCATAGAAGGTCGCCTGCACGGAGACAAGAAACATTACCGCTTTGCAGGCAATATCACAGACTTGTGATTAACAGTTATGCAGCGCACAATATTAGAATTTCGCATTAATGGGAAGAACAGAAAAATGGATATTGCGGATTTACGTCGTGAATACCTGAAAGGCGGATTGCACCGCGAAGATTTGCCTGTCGATCCGATGGTTTTGTTTGAAAAATGGCTGCGCCAGGCTTGTGACGCTAAATTGAGTGATCCGACCGCGATGAGCGTAGCGACAGTCGATGCCAATGGTCAGCCCTTTCAGCGCATGGTGTTATTGAAACATTATGATGCCGATGGTTTTGTGTTTTATACCAATCTGGGTAGCCGTAAGGCGCAGCAGATCAAGGCTAATAACCATGTCAGCTTATTGTTTCCGTGGCACACGCTGGAACGCCAGATCCATATTACCGGTGTTGCGGAACAGCTGTCGCCATTGGAAGTCATCAAGTATTTTCATTCCCGCCCGAAAGACAGCCAGATCGCGGCATGGGTAAGCCAGCAATCGAGCCGGATTTCTGCCCGCAGTATGCTGGAAAGTAAATTTATGGAGATGCGCTCAAAATTTGCCAACGGTGAAATTCCGGTACCTAGTTTCTGGGGCGGTTATCGTATTCGTTTTGATAGCATTGAATTCTGGCAGGGTGGGGCTCATCGTTTGCATGACCGTTTCTTGTATCAGCGGCAGGGTGATTTCTGGCATATCGACCGTCTGGCACCGTAATGTGAACGAGAGAAGTATTCAAAAAAATAAAGCCCACTGATTTTCAGCGGGCTTTTTAGTCTGCAGTTATCGAACAAGAGGGATTTTAAATCCCTCGTGGTTGCAGGTTATTTTTGTTCTGGGTCCGGTTTTGCTATGGCTGCTTTTGCGGCTGCCATCGCATCTAATGTTGCGGACGCAGCGGCGCCGGCAGCTGAAGCGGCGGTATCCACATTCACCACGTCACCATGCACATTTTTCAACGTCACTTCGACCTGATTAAACGCAATATTGATCCCATGTTCAGAGAACAGATGATCAATCCGGCGATTCAGCTCATCCAGTGCCGGATTACGATCGCCCAGTTCTTGTACGAAGAAGCGCATTTCGTGATCCAGCGTGCTGGCGCCAAACGCGAGGAAATAGACACTCGGTGCCGGTTCTTTCATCACTCGCTGGTTTTCGGCGGCGGCTTGCAGCAGTAAACGACGGGTTAACTCCAGATCAGAGCCGTAAGAGACGCCAATACGTAATACCACACGCGTAATCGTATCGCTCAATGACCAGTTGATCAGACGTTCGGTCACGAATGCCCGGTTGGGAATGATCACTTCTTTACGGTCAAAGTCAGTAATGGTGGTGGCACGGATGCGGATCTTATTAACAGTACCGGAAAACCCAGACACAGTAATGGTGTCACCGATCCGCACCGGACGTTCGAACAAAATGATCAGGCCAGAGACGAAGTTGGCGAAGATTTCCTGTAAACCAAAACCCAGACCTACCGATAATGCGGCAACGAGCCACTGCAATTTGTTCCATTCCATCCCGATGATTGAGAGAGTGGAAATAGTACCGGTGGCTGTTAACAGATAGGATAAAATCGTAGTAATGGCATATGAGGTGCCTTGTGCCAGTTGCAGGCGCGATAAAACCAGCACTTCCAATAAGCCGGGTAAGTTGCGGGTCAGGATGTAAGTCACCATGGCGATGACTCCCGCACCCAACAGATCTCGCAAGCTCACGGCTTCTAGCACGGCATTGCCGTCAGTACCCACGGTATGATGCCACAACGTAATACTATCCAGATAAGCAATTACGGCGACCAGATCGGACCATAACCAATAGAAAGCACCAGCGAAGACTAACGTCAATGCGACGGTCACCAGACGCAGCGTTTGTTCGTTGATCTGTTCCAAGGTGATCGGTTTGTCATCACTGACTTCAACACCATCGGCATTTTCTGTTCGTTGCTGATGTTGACGTTTTGCCAATGCGCGGCGATAAGCCAAACGGCGGGCAGCAACAGACAATCCGCGTAGTGAGGTTTCATACAGCAGCACCCAGACTGACACCAGATAGAAGCTATCGATCAAACGCGCACTGAGTTTTAAGGCGGTGTAGTAATAACCAAAACCTAACAGGCCGATCAGGATCAGCGGCACCAGCCCAAAGGTCAGCGCCGTGATATTACGCCACAAGCCGGTTTGTTGGTTGTTGGGGCGTTTACGTACGGTAGTAAACAGTTCGAATGACAGAAACAGCAAGCTGATCAGGCAGATAATTTGCCCAACCACGTCATTGGCTAAACGAGACGGATCGAGCTCACCCAGTGTGGCGACAAAAATCAGCGGTAACAGGGTGTACCAAATATAACGCAGGGCATTACGCAGGTGCGCCACGGTTTGGGCATCATGGCCAAAGTGTTTTTGCGCCAAACCATCGGGTTTCAGCATGCGGCGCATTGAGCCAAAAGCCATATAGGCTAATGCCATGCGGAATGAGAGTTCACCAATGATCAGCGGGGTGGATAAGCCACTGAAGACCAAGGCCAGACCACCACTCATGATCAGCAGTGCGCCGGGAATGGTACGCAGGAACACCAGCAAAATTGCTTTCGGGGTATGACTGTGCGTATCACTGCGTAACTGGCCAACTTCTTTGGCCAGCTTTTCAAAACGGCTCTGTATCGTTTGGCGTTTCCAGATCATGGCACCCGCGATAACCAGCATCAGCAAAATAGCCGGGAAGACTTTCAGTGATTCCAGCAGCCAGTTATTCAGATTTGCACTGATATTTACGGCTTGCCATTGCATCATGAGCGCGCCTGGTAACACTGTCAGCCATGCCATATCAAGTGGCTTGTTACTGCTGACCCAGAAGATTTGCTGCTGTAAGGTGGATTGCAGCGTTTTACTGACACGCTCGAGTTGCTGTTGGTTCAATTGTAGGTTAATGGATAAATTCAACTGCTGGCCTAGTTGTTTATTCAACTGTTCCAGTAGT
This window contains:
- a CDS encoding RsmB/NOP family class I SAM-dependent RNA methyltransferase, with the translated sequence MRTYALTPLECGSVQAILSAVLNDKSPVDRATAQEFKAEPMPEAAQLHVIGAVGDILRHLNLLAFLADVSMDQAGIAVQSLICQWHLLRNRQLPNLRASDLCDTKAFETRRELAKAQPALWDGCPEWLEQLGQEQLGEAWPAERAALTHAAKRYIRVNTLKCDETQLQHRLQLEHIDTRAVPDVPGALEVTSNGSLFRTQAFKDGWFEQQDAGSQHIAPFLGVEPGMRVIDACAGTGGKTLHLAALMAGKGRLLAMDVEQWKVDNLRLRARRAGAHNIEPRLIESSKTIKRLKESADRVLLDVPCSGLGVLKRNPDTKWRDTAERLPVLLELQADILRRYSKMVKVGGQLVYATCSLLPAENQHQVAKFLNECDGQFSLIRDQSISPAETGFDGFYMALLQRN
- the mscK gene encoding mechanosensitive channel MscK, which encodes MQKQPLFRSLLSGLLLLTSTTLFAAQQQELPTRASLDNKLTSLNKRDTLTVAEKAQKDDIEQTITLLDAIDKEKIKLKDQDQSLTKAPAKLKEFARQLELLQKNDAQDTQALKNEISRLTQTQLDGRLTDLLSQLQSAQSDLGNANSQLTFLQTLPERAQSAMSQDYQRMQDIRNRLSGLKQNGEMTPSLRVKLNTELALLQLQQEQRQKDLDNNTSQQDLYNKQRDFLTAQIAQLNNWVQLLQQQVSNKRLTLTEKTVEESGTTQNDNSQALPSFIQKELKLNQQLSQQLIDATQGVNSLVQENIKVKNWLDRTTQTEQNLNEQISVLKGSLLLSKILYQQRQMLPDANLVRGSEEQIADLRLAQFDVNQQRDQLYQRNEYIQKILEKNKGDALTADQMATLNEALDGRRELLEQLNKQLGQQLNLSINLQLNQQQLERVSKTLQSTLQQQIFWVSSNKPLDMAWLTVLPGALMMQWQAVNISANLNNWLLESLKVFPAILLMLVIAGAMIWKRQTIQSRFEKLAKEVGQLRSDTHSHTPKAILLVFLRTIPGALLIMSGGLALVFSGLSTPLIIGELSFRMALAYMAFGSMRRMLKPDGLAQKHFGHDAQTVAHLRNALRYIWYTLLPLIFVATLGELDPSRLANDVVGQIICLISLLFLSFELFTTVRKRPNNQQTGLWRNITALTFGLVPLILIGLLGFGYYYTALKLSARLIDSFYLVSVWVLLYETSLRGLSVAARRLAYRRALAKRQHQQRTENADGVEVSDDKPITLEQINEQTLRLVTVALTLVFAGAFYWLWSDLVAVIAYLDSITLWHHTVGTDGNAVLEAVSLRDLLGAGVIAMVTYILTRNLPGLLEVLVLSRLQLAQGTSYAITTILSYLLTATGTISTLSIIGMEWNKLQWLVAALSVGLGFGLQEIFANFVSGLIILFERPVRIGDTITVSGFSGTVNKIRIRATTITDFDRKEVIIPNRAFVTERLINWSLSDTITRVVLRIGVSYGSDLELTRRLLLQAAAENQRVMKEPAPSVYFLAFGASTLDHEMRFFVQELGDRNPALDELNRRIDHLFSEHGINIAFNQVEVTLKNVHGDVVNVDTAASAAGAAASATLDAMAAAKAAIAKPDPEQK
- the pdxH gene encoding pyridoxamine 5'-phosphate oxidase, producing MDIADLRREYLKGGLHREDLPVDPMVLFEKWLRQACDAKLSDPTAMSVATVDANGQPFQRMVLLKHYDADGFVFYTNLGSRKAQQIKANNHVSLLFPWHTLERQIHITGVAEQLSPLEVIKYFHSRPKDSQIAAWVSQQSSRISARSMLESKFMEMRSKFANGEIPVPSFWGGYRIRFDSIEFWQGGAHRLHDRFLYQRQGDFWHIDRLAP